A window of Garra rufa chromosome 6, GarRuf1.0, whole genome shotgun sequence genomic DNA:
AAGTGTTTACCTTGAGTGATCtaaatctacaactacagcatgtgttgtcatttttaaatggctTTTTATTGTGAGTTATTACAAAAGATACATTTATATGTAGACCTTACTATTTAGGAAaggacaggttttttttttatatgacatTTAGGCTTTAGGTTTGTTATTCAGATGTCTTTTTGACTTGTCAGGAAGTAATTGTAACTGGAATTTCTAAATGTTCTCATTtcaaatctctcttttttttttttacaggggaTGAGATGTTTTTTAGCATCTACTAAATCGAAGAGTCTGAGAATGGAATGATGATTGAAGTTGAGGAAAAAGGTATGTGGGTTCTTTTTAACCAAACAGCttttaaaaatcttattttataaGCCAAAGCCCTCGTATAGACGTACAATGACGACAACCTTAGGACACCTTTGTAGGTTACGACCGATGAAAACACCATGTTCTGAGTACGCATGTTTGATGGGTTACAAAACTGATTGTAAGATTAAAATTAGTCTACACATTTTTCTAACTGGCCAGTTCTGCAGATATTTGCTTTAGTTACAATTACCAATCAATATGTCAGTACTGAAGTTTTATACCTGGAGTGATTGGTGTGATATCAGCTACAGTCATTGCCTCCATTTTGCAGATGATCAACAGGATGGAGGGAGAGATGGATGATGCAGTGTCAGCAGTGTAGATATTGTCCTCAACCACAAACTTTAGGAGACATCCTATGACGAGAAGTCTTACACAGCCTACATCAAGAACTACATGAAGGCGTAAGTCATGAAATCGTTGTAAAGTGCATGTTGTACCTTGCAACAGTCTTGTTGTACTGTAAATATGGTGAATGTAAATTTTCCTGTAGTATTATGACTAAAGTTTTTGCATCTGGGTTTCAAAATATTGAGATGCACAATTAATGATTGTGATTTAAAAGAGTATTTTGAGTTGAGTAAGTTGACTGCTGGCTTCTCATTTGCTGTGCATGTCAGCTTCTTGTTTGAACTTGTTTGAACATATGTATTTTTTCCCATTCCAGATTAAATCACAGGATTGTATATGATTTATTGGCACCATTATAAAATAAAGTCAACATGCTGGCTAATTGGAGTGTTTGTTTGTGTTAACTCTTGTTTAACTTGTCTTGTAAGTTTGGTCAACTTGTAAGTTGCTCAACTTTCAATTGTTCTATCGTTGACAAAATGATAAAGAAAACAATTCTAATCAAGGGTAAAGGAGATACGATTCTTGTCAAGGTAAACTGGAAGCCTTTCATCAGAAATAAAGACTTGCTGTTTAAAAGTGAAGTGTGTACATTTCAAAGCAAAAACCAAAAAATGATACAGCAGGGGTTGCTGTGGGTTCATAAAAATTAGTGTACAAGAGGTCTTAAATTTGGGGATGAAAAAGACAATACTTGTGAATGTGGCTAAATGTGACTAATAAACTTCGAAAGGCTATGCTTTCATTGtgtaaatatgataaatatgctttttttttttttttttttgttcagaccaATGCGAAAATTAGCCCATATTTTTACGCAGCAAACACCATAAATGTGAATTGGTGGATCGATAAGATCACTCATTCTGAAATCTAAATTAAGacagtaaaatatattaatttaatattatgattgtttaagaggagacactgcaggcaaaaacgctttttttttttatttttatttttttttatataatatatgcaaCTATCAAGTTTtacattttgggctttttggtttttcagattagtggaaagaaaacaccaaaaaaaaaccacttacgtgtttcttttatagcactttatctattggtgtcaatagatttcatttacaatgtatatttttaaaggccgttttctcaattatttttttcttctacactgagctataaatctccacttcagtaacacttttACACCACACTTTagatttttattcctgtctatatcctgaaggtttttacagagatttgtttatatataattcacTTGATTTTGGACtatttattcccccaaaaaaaggtaaaaatatatGAAACCAACTTTacccagtgtttagattttttttaatactagaaatgcatgcaaatttGCGCATATTTCATCAAATaaagcctcatttgcatatttaaacctaacattttagaaaacttgtaatacaaaaaatgtttgcgatTATCAAAGTAATCTATCAACTGGATAAATTAGGGGATatctattaattaaatttttttttttaaccctattcAACTGCAGTGTTTAGCCTtgtatttgtgcaggtcttaagaAGTCTTAAATTTGAGCTTAGAAATACAGCAGATACTTTTACAAGATAAACATAATGAAGATATGCATTTGTAAACACCTAATTCACTTACATTCTCTGCAAAGCTCTCTCAAAGCAAAaataaaactcaaaattaaaaaattagaaataaagagctgtttcaaaaatgttttatccCAGTTTTTACACCCTTTTGTTATATGGCTTGGTGGGCAAAATCAAAGGTTAGGGTGTTACTTCCCTGCATCATGGACAGCTGCATGCATTTTGAACTATGAATTAgaaccaaaaaaatattttaaaaaaatttgatATGAAGTTGTAGAGTTATAATGGAAGACATTTGAGTTTGAGgggaaatgtttttttgtttttattattaacagGAAGTTTTTAGGATTTAGGCTTGATATTAAGAGTTTTTTTGACTTGCCAGGAATTAAGTAATTCCAAACTTTACAGCAAAAGCAAATGTTTAAATGCCACACAACATGCAAGAATTAGGAGTTGAAAAGTTATGCTAAATTACAGATCGTGATAAAAGTGCATTTGTGTGAGCAAATGGTTGTGGCTTGCTCAGATGTGTATTGAAagcacatttttcttttttttttaaagacgggCGTGTCTGACATCTGCATTTGAAAGCGATGATGGCAATTGTCTTTTAAGCCTTTGATAAGCATGTGAAAGTGTCTTTAGCATCAGTATCGACAAATGCATCACAATACTGTGTAGTGTTAAGTTTCACCCCTACTTAACTACTTAGCtgatcttttgtgttcaacagacgTCCCACCCATATACACGTTTACTTATTCAGTTTGTTGGTATAATTTGTAACCAATCTAGCTATCTAGACTTTAAGTCATGTGGCCACCTGCGAACCAGCAAAAGTAGATTTGCTGATGTGTACAATTTCTGGTGGCTGCAAAGAAAGGCTAAATAATGACCCCATTTTTGCTAATGAGCTGCTTTGAGTTTCTAAATGCCTTTTCATTTCTTTCATAACCACAATGCCATAAATTTGGCTTTCATAATGGTCATGTTTAACAAATCAAATGCATCTGATATTAAATAGTTTAACTTAACTGTGAATATTTAACCCCAGTCCTGCTGTGTGAATTGTGAAACATTTCAGGCTGTGTGCAGATACAgcatggaaagttttttttttgtacaaaaaaacctttatttcaaaagcatttaaaaacatgaaatacTATAAGCGTTTCAGTCAGAAAACTAACTCTGAAAAAACCAACTGTTTACAATCTATCAATACTtgcctttaaaaacaaatacaacatcACCCTTTAATACATAACATTTAGATTGAGAAGACTATAAGTTATTTTCATTTCAGATGAAGATTTGCTTTTCAGGTTTTTACAGCCACTCACAATTCCAATGGTGACAGGCTTTGAAAATGATCAGTCGCTCTTCTCTTCGTTCTGGTAGTGTCGGTACTCTGGTTTGAGCTCCCAGGTGTTCTTGTGGGTGCCTTTGACATTGTATATGCCAATGTCTCGAAGAATTTCCTTCAAATAAATCTAGAAAATAAGAAAGGAATATTTCATAGGCAGCCTTgtagtgaaaatgtaaaaaaggttTCTTGAAGGGATGTCACccaaaaaatttattttgatgtgtatctgttacccccagggcatccaagatgtaggtgactttgtttctttagtagaacacaaagatttttaactcaaacagttgcagtctgtcagtcttataatggcagtcaatgggcaccaaatctttgagagaaaaaaaaaaaaaagaaaaaaaaaaaacatatacagacaaacccaaattaaaccctgcggcttgagatgatacattgaggccttaagacacaaaatgatcagtctgtgcaagaaactgaacagtatttatatcattatttacctatGATCCACCACCTTCATGCGCCTGGTGCCAGCTGTTGTGAACACACTCAGGAAAGTTGGACGTTGCGGTGGATCAGTgctaaataatgaattaaatactgttcagtttcttgcacagacagatcattttgtgtcttaagacctcaatgtatcgtcacgagccgcagggtttaatttggttttgtctgtgtatgtttttttttttactttcaaagattttgtgcccattgactgccattatatgactgacagactgcaatggttttacatcttggatgccctggaggtaagagatacacatcaaattttcatttttgggtgaaaaatcCCTTTAATaagcatatcagcatattagaatgatttcggaagaatcatatgacactaaagactgtaaAGGTCCTTGCACACCAAGTCAGAAAtttttgtatatgttttttttttttttccatatttgcgAAAACACAGAAAATTGAACCTGATCCAAATTTTGTTATGACGGAATTTTTTTTTGAGGCAGTGTGTAaattgacacaacgtgaggtcgtatttatttttttaacgtgcaaaatttctgacaaaaattcaaaaatggttgcttaaaattcagctgtcatcacattaataaatgacatttataatatattcaaattgaaaataaGTATTACAAATGGCtataatatttaacattattcCATGGTCTGTCAgaatactggattctgattggctgacaagtatgcagtaaaaccgtttaatgcacaggtagatCAAAGTCAGTTTAAtgtgctgctttaattgatgcacacaaacacaaacacacacacacacacacacacacacacacacactgagagagagagagaagtcaGCATTGTGCtgtgcacatacataaacttgtCAACACTTCCTGGTTTGTATTaataaaatagcctagatactagatcgctacattatattcctcagcaaagAGGTGGTAAAACCACTGTTTCTGAATTAATtagttgtttgtagagagagacgatGCAGCAGGCAGGTAGGCTAACGCACACAAACTGTCATTTCTCCCTTACTCTCTTTCTCCTTCTTACTCGCTCTATCTCTCTTGATTGAtcgataatttaaataaatgctataatttattcaaatatattttaccgcactatttcatctctgtgtctgatttgaagcggccagaatgcaAAAGGTAACGAGCCGTAACTGATGAAAATAACTGTCATTTTTACACACTCGGTCAAATATTGTGCCGCAAAGAGCAATACTTgttttaacttgtctataacttggcaaatgaagatggaataagcgggataatcaacggctgccgtgcattaaaggatattacatattactgtattttgattaaataaattcagcctttgtgagcaaaatAGCAGTGTTAATAAAGTCTCAGTAGATTTAGTTGGGTTTAGTTACAATGCAATGCATTTATtaagctttattttttttaattaccaaaCGTATTGTATatgtttgatattaaggttttatcatgataaacatttaactgctgtgacatgcaacacgcctttatattaaaatgaaatgaaaccacttctcaaaGAAACAAGAACATCTTTACAATTAAATACCAATGGTTATATTATATAGAccaattatgcattctttataacagttagtttaccacattcttcattctttcaagcagacatatttataCAAACAAATTTAGAGTAATCTATATTAGAGCTACTGAAGTGATTCAATGAacagcagtgagtgattttctgtctttcttttgttgcttgattaacatcaatgccacagacaatagcaaataaattaggctgctgtccctttaaaaccgaatgcaTGGATGCATAGTACTGACACACATTCAGTATTCTCCTAATGGTTTACGTTTACACAAGACGTAACCGACTGCGTTTACTCATCAAAATGGACAATTTGACATAATTTTGTGTATATTTCTCAGTTTATGTGCTActtcggtgtgtgtgtgtgttcagaaaACCGGACTtaattgagttctcttttgcgtCGTCAAATTTATCCACGTTTactcttctcttactcccagatattgacatttttgaacGTTTTTGAGATGTGCAGCAAATGTATTTAAGCTTATGTCCCGCCGGATAGATTGATAGGCTATGATACAGCTCAAATACGCATCTAACATTTTCACGCAGCAGATTCGTTCTGACTGAATCTTTTCCCAAATCGTCCCTCTCTAACATTTTCAGCTCGTTTTTATTCATTGACGGAAATCTCAATAgatttttgtcattcaaaatgagtttttgttCAAAATTGTCTCGTTTTCGTCAGTGAAAAAATGTAGTtgaagaaaattattattattaacacagcataagagacctctttcaaacattaaaaaaaatgtaccaaccccaaactgaatagtagtgtatatgtTGTGTTACTGTAATGTAACTCACCACAGGCTGTTTTGTGATGTCCACCAGATCCTTAATGTTATAAAACTGATGCTTCTCAAAAGCAGAGAACAGCATGTCCAGCACCTGCTGTTTATCTGCTCGTGCCCTCTTCCCttcttctttcttcttcttttcaTAGTCCAGCTGAGGAAAAGAAACAGGAACAAAGAGTGTGTGCATTAACAATAAACTGCATATCAGATACTTCAGACATCTGTTGGATGATGCAAAAGCTTGACCTACATTATAAGAGTGATTAGCCACAGGTTTATAGTTGGTGGTAACTGCTTTGTCGAGCTGTTGAGAGAACCTGAGGGGTTTAGATAACTCCTCAATCTGCAGtctgcaaataaaaaaatacaacattCTTTATTAGTTCTAGATACAAGCATTGTGTGTAGACCTGTATAGACCTATTGAAATGCAAAAAAATTCCATTTAAGGTTAGGATAGTTGTCACTTGCTTGTGTTGCAAATTTAGGATATTTGTGTGACACACATATTTGCTGCCCACATAGAGTTTTTGGCTCACAAATGTATCACTATTGAGTTTCCATGACAATTATAATGCTGCTTGTGTAAGCAGCTCACTAAATTTCGGAGCGAAGCTAGTGTGTGCATAAATTAACATACTTCTTCAGCCTCATGTAGTTTTCACTGACAGCCGGTCTGCATTCAGCTCTCTGCACCACCAATCCTTCCAGTGCGATTTTATCTTTGTGAGAGAAGAGAGACAGTAATACTTAATGACGGTTATAACTATGCAATCGCTGCTGCAACACACAGTCTATTACTGCCTAGCCATTACATCAGCAGTAAGAGGCGCAACAGTGCATTCTGTTGCTCCACCAATTCTTTAAATTAGGCCAAAGAAATCATTTATAATTGCTGTTTTGTTGGCTGATTGTCAAATCAAAGGCTATTAGACCAGTAGAAACAGTACAAGGCTTGACTTGGTCCTTTATTAACCTCCACTCAAGCAGGGAGCGACGGTGAGCACTCACCTGGGCCTGTACCTGTACCTGAGCCGCCAGCCTCAGCATCTGACTGCCCTACGAGAGGGATGGCAACATGAGAACGAGGGGGAGTATATGCCAGAGTAATCACGGCAGGCCAAGCCTCACGGCAGCGTCTTACACAGCAGTCAGCGAAAGCAAACGCACAAATAGAGACAAACCACGCAGATACAACCGACAAACCACACAGAACTTCTCATTATTCAGGTCAGGAGCTAGCTTTATTGAAATCATTGAGAAAATTGATCTAAATCAATCACAAAAACCACAAACCAAAGGAACCCTGGCATTAAGGATGTGGAGATTCATATAAAACGGTGgatttatcataaaaaaaaataaaaaataaactgacATATACATTTACACTACCAAACAGTTTGGGGtaaatatgattttttaaaaacaaaatatttattttaagaatGCATTagtctatttaaaaaataataataataataataaagactttttacattgttacaaagaaaatgttttgaactttttattcattatgaATCCTAAAAATTGTATCACTGTTTcaccaaaaatattaaacagcacaactgtttcaacatTGAAAAGAATACACGCCGAAAAGAATGGAAGACAGTTTCCGCCActgattaaatacaaaaaggttattgcaactttttatctcacaattttgactttttttctcagaagtgcatgatacaaacttgcagttgtgattttttttttctaagaattgtgtgaaaactcgcagttgtgagttataagccAGAatagcacgatataaactcacaattgcgagttataaagtcagaattgcgagatataaattaacaattctgacttttttttcttagaattgcataatataaactcaccattGCGAGATATATACTATTGCGAGTTATACATTTTGAGGGAGAAAAAAGActtatgttcttagaattgcgagtttatatctcacaattctgacttaacttgcaattgcatgttatgacGTCAGAAttacgaaattctgagaaaaaaagtcacaattgtgagatataaacttaaaattctgagaaaaaaagtcacaattacaagatataaactcacaattctgagaaaaaaagtctcaactcagactttatttttttcagaatcaagactttatttctcataatttttagtttatttcttgcaattcagaaaaaaaaaatcagaattgtgagtctatatTACAGTTTCTCAATTGtctaaaaattatgagattaaaaaaaagtcacaattacctttttttttttatttagtggcagaaacaggcttccattgaaaagtcagctttgccatcacaggtataaattacgatttaaaatgtgttaaaattgaaaaaaagttattttaaaaattacaatattattatacttatacaacaaaattataataattttgatcaaataaacgcagatttaaaaaaaaaactacaacaacTTACCATTATGTacagtatacagttgaggtcaaaagtttacaaacaccttgcagaatctgcaaattgttaattattttactaaaataaaaggaatcatagaaaatgcatgttatttttttatttagtactgacctgaataagatatttaacataaaagatgtttatgtttagtccacaatagaaaataatagttggatttataaaaattacaatgttcaaaagtttacatacacttgattcttaatactgtgctgttacctgaattattcacagctgttttatttatttatttattttttacatttgttttgtgaaagttgtttatgagtcccttgtttgtttaaaacagtcaaactgcctgcttttcttcagaaaaatccttcaggtcccataaattctttggtttttcagcatttttgtgtatttgaaccctttccaacaatgactgtatgattttaagatccatcctttaacactgagggactcatatgcaactgctacagaaaagtaaaatgctcactgctgcttcagaaggaaacacaatgcactaATGCAACTCATAAACAAGtaccacccaaaaaaaaaaatagtattaggaatatgcaaacttttgaacagggtaatttttataaatgtaattattatgttttcttgtggactatatgtaaacatcttttatgtgaaatatcttattcaggtcagtacctgaattgaaataaaaaataacatgcattttgtataatccctcctacttaagtaaaattattaacattatgtatatgtaaacttttgaccaattgtatatatatatttgtgtacaTACACTATACATACACAGTTGGGCTACCAAAGAAAATTATTTCATTAAGCCCCACTTTTTAACAACTGGTCCCaggacacagaagagaagaaatcagGCTTTAGAACTCAAGCACATTCACAACAACTAAAGAAATCATCCTTTCACTACAGAAAACACGTGAATTAGCATGGCAACTATATAGAGTTGTTCATGCACACACAACACCCAAGCTACACAACACAACTCCACATTAATCGAGAAATGATTAAGGAAGTGATTCGATTTGGTTtccaaaatcagtaatatttgaAGGCCCATTCTAATGTCTTCTACCATTAATGCACCACAATCACGTACACTGATTGAGAGGCAGAGGTTAGCAACTGCTAAAGCTTAAGAGACCAGATAAAAGCCATTACAACCTAATATCTGATTCATCTCACACAACACACAAAGAGTAGAGAGAGAAACTGAATAGAACTGGAGGAAGAGAGTATGATGCAACTGAAGTATGTACAGGAAATCCCAGAGATGGCACGAAATGACTTACCAAATAAGCTGTTTGAAAGCAAACGTTCAGTTAACAGGAAAACACTAGGATACTTTGTAATAACTTTACTAAGTAATTAACTAACattatttgtgactctggaccacaaaaccagtcttaagtattaatatttatagcaacagccaaaaatacattgtatcgaattttcttttatgaaaaatttaattaggatattaagtatattttgtaaatttcctactgtaaatacattaaaacctattttttgattagtaatatgcattgctaagaacttcatttggacaactttaaaaggtgattttctcaattattttttgcaccctcatattccagattttcaaatagttgtatctcggctaaatattgtcatatcctaaccaAACATCAATAGCAAGCTTATTTAGtccactttcagatgatgtataaatcttaatttcacaaaatggaccattatgactggttttgtggtccatggtcacatataagtCTTAGCATGGCATAGCtgacaaatattaaaaaataattaacattctctTGACCACGGATGGTGCAAAATACAATCTTTTTGATGAATAGCTatgctatttttaattttgtcatttcatcagaatattaacatttttaaggCTTACTCAAAACAGTTTTGAGGTTAAATTATCTAGTTGTGTGtatatttcacaaataattaagtATTTGTAGACACAATGTTTTTCGATTTGTGGAGTAAAAGTTATAATTTTATTGTAAACAAAATTGGCGCAGAAGGCCGCAAGTGGCATGTTGCTAATagtgttattttttaaatgtaataattactGTAATTAATAGGGTTATGATTTCATGTTTGCATTAATTAGATGTACATTTAAAGCATCATTGTTTTCATTCAAACCTATAGGTTAACTGAGTAAAATCTATTTTGTTagatttatctttatctttaaatatttatatgcCAGTGGTTAAGTCATACAATAAAATTTACTTGCCTTGGCTGTCATCAAGTATTCAGCTATTTAACATAATTTTATATCTTGTGCTAGAAAAACTACTACATTTGCAAATGTTTCTTTTGTTCCTCTATTATAAGACATCGTCTGTTGCATCTTCAGCCTGCACATGCTAAACATATGTACTCTTTATCATAAAAAATATCTCTAAAGATATAAAGATAATATTAAATAACAGAAATGATCAAATAATTAGTAATAATTTCTGTAAATGACTTGTTAATCAAAGTAATTGGTTATCCAATTTACtcagtttatatttatatttttttgctcTGGTTCTAATAATCCACTTTCTACAATATAGCACTACACTGGCTATGTTTACATGCACAACATTTGTTTTAATCGGACTAAATTCATTCTGACTGATGAATCTGAATGTAGTGTTTTCATGAACGCTAAATAAAGCGACCAGGTTGTACTACATGTACATTCTCATCAATTAATGACCAGGTTTGTACTTTAACTTTATACCATTTCAGTGCACAGCTGTTCACAGCATTGACATCCTGGTTCTCACCTGAAgagttttcagtaaaaacagccAGAGTCTGTCCACCAACCGTCTGCAGAGTGAATGGATGCTCTCTAGGGGCTCGCACCATAGAGGGTTTCTCCCCAATGGTGTCTATAGTGGTCAGCTCCTCATTGAGAGTGAAAGACACCTGTCAATCAAtcagaaaaaaaacactgaatcCTCCAAAAAACGTCTCTAATATAAAACACTGAATGTTTAAAGTCTAGACATAATAGTTACCTCTGCTTTGCCTTGATTCCTGTACAAACAACAACAATTGTatgaatttaaatgttttatataaacGTTGTTCTTGTAACGTTAGTACTTCATAACATGTAAACAGAACACATTTTTGCTACTTACTTGGATATTCGGAGCTTTCCAACTTCTCCTCTCCCTGATGCTTTGGCCCACTGCTGTGACAAATACTTTGGGACCTTTGTGAAGTTTAAGTAAACATAGCTTTAAAACAATGCCCATATTTAACATGGTTTTAACAATTACACTGCAAAACATATAAACCATATTGCCATGCGTGGTATTTATAGATGCTAAAGCCAGGGCTGTAAGTTACCAGCTCATCGTCGAGCTATTTAAAACACTTACTTTGACCAGCCATACACCCGTGTTCTGTTTTGCCCCAGTTAAATCCacctctcctttgtctgacatgtttataaatagtttaaatatttatattctaGCTATTTCATCTGGATTTAGTGCACCTCTTCGCTACACACTCGTTAGCTAACACAGCATCAACAACAGAGCCGGTTGGACGGTAACCCGTTAGGACAAAAAAAACGCGTTGGGTAATATGGATGTTACGTAGTTACAAAATCCGTGATTTTGAGAAACAGTTAAGAGATAAAAACGTATTTTCTGTTTGTTAGCTCAAATAGTAATAACACAGTTAAATAAAGTATTTTCTACGTCGCTTTGTCACTTTATTTTGTCAAAAACATACGGCTCTCATTTGTGGTAAATTGAGTTGTTTAGAAGCGAACATGTTTTTAAAAGGTATTTATTTACACAAATTATCCAAATTTACATTTATGTTAACATAAAAACGTCACAGAAACATTTCAATCTAGCCTTATAGTCTCAAACGTATATGCTTAAAATTATATTGCAGAAAAATAAAGCCATTTTTACATGGGGCaacaaaaaatgaatatttttaggACATGATTGTTTGCAATGTAACATTATCATTATGAATATAATGGTGTACTATCCAGGAAAGATGTAATGGTTTGAAAAATGCATAAATCAAAGTACAAAACAATAGTGACATTAATACTTTGAATTTGAATTTACATAGCGTTGAAGCAATGAGTTTTTTTGTAGTAAGTAAGGTAATAATAAGTTGGGATTGAGTGTTATAACACAAGAAAGAGTTTTAATGGTCCTAAAAT
This region includes:
- the gtf2f2a gene encoding general transcription factor IIF subunit 2 isoform X2, with protein sequence MSDKGEVDLTGAKQNTGVWLVKVPKYLSQQWAKASGRGEVGKLRISKNQGKAEVSFTLNEELTTIDTIGEKPSMVRAPREHPFTLQTVGGQTLAVFTENSSDKIALEGLVVQRAECRPAVSENYMRLKKLQIEELSKPLRFSQQLDKAVTTNYKPVANHSYNLDYEKKKKEEGKRARADKQQVLDMLFSAFEKHQFYNIKDLVDITKQPVIYLKEILRDIGIYNVKGTHKNTWELKPEYRHYQNEEKSD
- the gtf2f2a gene encoding general transcription factor IIF subunit 2 isoform X1; protein product: MSDKGEVDLTGAKQNTGVWLVKVPKYLSQQWAKASGRGEVGKLRISKNQGKAEVSFTLNEELTTIDTIGEKPSMVRAPREHPFTLQTVGGQTLAVFTENSSGQSDAEAGGSGTGTGPDKIALEGLVVQRAECRPAVSENYMRLKKLQIEELSKPLRFSQQLDKAVTTNYKPVANHSYNLDYEKKKKEEGKRARADKQQVLDMLFSAFEKHQFYNIKDLVDITKQPVIYLKEILRDIGIYNVKGTHKNTWELKPEYRHYQNEEKSD